The window ACCCCGCTGCAGTCCGTCGCCGCGTCGTCCCGGGACGGGACGTCCTTCTCGCACTGGCGGTCGCGGAAGGTGGACCACATCGAGACCCAGGCGATCCGCTTCTCCTCCGCGAAGGAGCGCACCCGGGCCGCGTCCGCGAGGGTGAACGTCTCGCCGGCGATGTCGTTGGCGCCGATCATCGGGGTGAGCGCCATGCCCTCCCAGGCGCCGGCGTCCGAGAGGCCGAAGACCTTCTTCAACTGGGTGTGGGTGGCCTTCGCGGCGGCGAGGGCGTAGGCACCCATGTCGCCGGTGTAGGACTCGGCGTAGTTCATCGTCATGAGGTTGACGGTCGAGACCTGGACGTCGTGCTCGTTCGCGGACTCCAGCAGGGCCAGGCCGTGGGCGCCCAGCCCGGACGGCATGACGGGCAGCGTGAAGGACACCTCCAGACCGGGCCGCCGCTTCTGCAGCAGGGCGATCGCCCGGGAACGCAGGTCGACGGAGGCGGAGTCGGTCAGCGTACGGCCCTCGACGTCGAAGTCGGCCCGGGTCGAACCCGCCGCGTCCAGAGCCTTCCCGTACGCGTCCGCCAGCGCGGACGCGTTCTCACAGGTCGTCGCCAACTCCTTGCCGTGGGCCCCGCCGAAGGAGACGCGCACCGTGACGCCCGACTTCCTCAGTTTCCCGATCCGGGACGTCACCTCGGGGTCGTCCAGCCCCATCATGCCGTCCCACTCCGGAGCGCAGCCGCTGCCGCCGGAGATGACGAAGGCGAGGTTGTACGTCGCGGGCGAGCCCGCCGAGTCGGTGCCCGAAGCCGTAGTGGCGCTCACGTAAGGGGCGTACGAGGTGCTGGGGCGGCCCGCCTTGTGGGCCGCGTCGGAGGTGCCGTCGGACATCGGGGAGCAGCCCGTGGCGGCCAGGGCGACCAGGCAGGCGAGCCCGGCCACCGGCGTCAGGAAACTCCTCATTGCGCATGCACCAGCTCTCGTGATGTCCGTCCATGGATCCCAGCACAGCGAGGTCCCGGTCCGGAGAGAGCCTGTCTCCGGACCGGGAACCGCCTTCCGAGCCTGCCATTGAAAGCCGTGCCGCCGGGGCACTTCCGCCAAGCGCCACCCCCGCCTGCCACAATGGGCCGGTGACCCGCGCATCCCTGGAGAAGCAGCCGCACGACGTCGCCTCGATGTTCGACGACGTGGCGGAACGGTACGACCTGACCAACGACGTGCTGTCCCTGGGGCAGGACCGGCGGTGGCGGAAGGAGGTCGCCAGGGCGGTCGACGCCCGTCCGGCGCAGAAGATCCTCGATCTCGCCGCCGGGACGGCCACCTCCTCGCTGCCCTTCACCCGCGCCGGCGCCTACGTCGTCCCCTGCGACTTCTCGCTCGGGATGCTGCGGGTCGGCAAGCGGCGGCACGCCTGGCTGCCGTTCACCGCGGGCGACGCGACGCGGCTGCCGTTCAAGGACGACACCTTCGACGCCGTCACCATCTCCTTCGGGCTGCGCAACGTGCAGGACACCGAGACGGCCCTGCGGGAGATGTACCGGGTGACCCGGCCCGGCGGCCGGGTGGTCATCTGCGAGTTCTCCCACCCCACCTGGGCGCCGTTCCGCACGGTCTACACCGAGTACCTGATGCGGGCCCTGCCGCCCGTGGCGCGCGCGGTGTCCTCCAACCCGGACGCGTACGTGTACCTCGCCGAGTCCATCCGGGCCTGGCCCGACCAGCCCGGGCTGGCCGGGCTGCTGCGCACGGCGGGCTGGTCGAAGGTGGCCTGGCGCAACCTCAGCGGCGGGATCGTGTCCCTGCACCGGGGGTTCAAGGACTGACTCCGGGACCGGGGTTCAAGGACTGACGGCCGCGACCGGGGGCCAAGGACCGACGACTGCTGGGACCGTCACACGGGGCTGGCCGCGTACGGATCACCTGGTTCGTCGAGTTCGCGCTGAAGGCCGCCCGTGGGCGGCCGCGGGACGCGCGGCTCGCGGACGCCTCCGCCTCCCTCGCCCGCGCCGAAGTCGAACCACACGTACACCATGGAGTCCCGCGGCACCTCGGCGCCGGGCTGCGGGTACTGGCGGACGACGTGGTCGACGAACGTGAGATGGAAGTCCGGGCGGTCCGGCGCGTTGAGGAACAGGCCCTGGGCCCGGGCGGTCTCGCGTGCGTCCACGGCCATCAGTCCGACCAGGCGCGGCACGCGCACTTCGGGTGTCTTGGGTGTCATGTACACAGACGTCACCCCCAGCGGTACTGGCAGGGTAACCGGCCAGGGGTGTCACCCGGAAGCGTCAAGTATCTTTCTGTGACAGTCGATTACGAACTGTAGTCGGTAGCGATCAGAGCTCCAGCCGATAGCAGTGCCCCTGCCGCTCCGACACCGGCGTCACGAAGGTCTGCGCCAGACGCATGCCGAGGCGCTCGGTGACCGCGATGGACCGCTTGTTGCGCGCGTCGACCATCGCCACCACGCTCGTCAGGCCGGCCCCCCGCAGCCGCTCCAGGGTCATTTGGGCGGCCGCCGTGACGTATCCGCGGCCCCAGTGCTCGCGCGAGAGCCGCCAGCCGATCTCGATCTCGCCCGTGGGGCCCCAGTCCCGCTCCCACGGCTGGGCGCCGGTGAAGCCGATGACCCGGCCGGTCTCGTCGAGCATCGTCCACAGGCAGAAGCCGCGCTCGGCGTCGTGCCGCCGCTGACGGGCGGTGAGTTCCTCGTAGACGGACAGCTCCGCCGGTCTGCCGCCGTGGAACTCCATGACGTCCGGGTCGGCGAAGATCTGGTGCCAGGCGACGGCGTCCTCATCGGTGGGGACGCGCAGGCGTACGACGGGGAGAGCTCGGTTCACGGGGCAGCCCTTCAGCCGGGTGATCAATTCTGCTGCATAGACTGCCCATGTCCAGTGCCGGTCGGCACGCAGAATTCCGAACCTTGGGGAGATCCCGCTGTGACCGTGACTGAGCCCCTCTCCGAGAACACCGCAGATGTGATCGTCGTGGGCGCGGGGCCGGCCGGGTCCACCACCGCGTATCACCTCGCCCGGGCCGGACTCGACGTACTCCTGCTGGAGAAGACCGAGTTCCCGCGGGAGAAGGTCTGCGGCGACGGCCTCACCCCACGCGCCGTCAAACAGCTCGTCGCGATGGGCATCGACATCTCCGAGGAGGCCGGCTGGCTGCGCAACAAGGGCCTGCGGATCGTCGGCGGAGGCGTCCGCCTCCAGCTCGACTGGCCCGACCTCGCCTCCTTCCCCGACTACGGACTCGTGCGCAAGCGCGACGACTTCGACGAGCAGCTCGCCCGGCAGGCGCAGAAGGCGGGTGCCCGGCTGTTCGAGCGCTGCAACGTGTCCGCGCCCCTCGTGGACGACCGCACCGGCCGCATCACCGGGGTCAGGGCCAAGCTGGGCGAGGAGAAGCGCGAGGTCACCTTCCACGCGCCGCTCGTCGTCGCCGCCGACGGCAACTCCACCCGGCTGTCCCTGGCGATGGGCCTGCACCGCCGTGAGGACCGCCCGATGGGCGTCGCGGTGCGCACCTACTTCACCAGCCCGCGCCACGACGACGACTACCTGGAGTCCTGGCTGGAGCTGTGGGACCGGCGCGGCCCCCAGGACCGGCTGCTGCCCGGCTACGGCTGGATCTTCGGCATGGGCGACGGCACCTCCAACGTCGGCCTGGGCGTGCTCAACACCTCCGAGTCCTTCAAGGAGCTGGACTGGCGCGAGGTGCTCAAGGCCTGGTGCGCGTCGATGCCCGAGGACTGGGGCTACACCCCGGACAACATGACCGGCCCGATCCGCGGCGCGGCCCTGCCCATGGCCTTCAACCGGCAGCCCCACTACACGCGGGGCCTGCTGCTCGTCGGCGACGCGGGCGGCCTGGTCAACCCCTTCAACGGCGAGGGCATCGCCTATGCGATGGAGTCCGGTCAGCTCGCCGCCGACGTCATCGTCCAGGCTCACTCCCGGGCCACCCCGGCGCAGCGCGAACTCGCCCTGCGGCGCTACCCGCGCGTCCTGAAGGACACCTACGGCGGCTACTACACGCTGGGCCGCGCCTTCGTGAAGCTCATCGGCAACCCGAAGGTCATGCAGATCGCCGCCCAGCGCGGGCTGACCCACCCGGTGCTGATGAAGTTCACCCTCAAGCTCCTGGCCAACCTCACCGACCCGACGGGCGGCGACGCGATGGACCGCATCATCAACGGCCTGAGCAAGGTGGCTCCGAAGGCCTGAGCGGACGAGGGACGACAGCGGGGCCGGCTCGGTCACGAGCCGGCCCCAGCCATGTCACAGGGGGTTGAAGCGGGCGAAACGGGAAAGCCGGAAGGGCCGCTGCCCCCGAGCGGCTGCGGCCCTTCAGTCCATACGGCTGCGCGCGGGCGTCCTCAGAGCACCCGGACCGCGCCGGACGGCGGGTCGTAGGACAGCGGACGCTCGACGACGCCCGTGGACGGGTTCTGCGCACCGACGAACATACCGTTACCGACGTAGACACCCACGTGGTACGCGCTGCCCGCGCCGCCCCAGTAGAGGATGTCGCCCGGCTGGAGGTTGGACAGCGACACCTGGGTGCCGGCGGTCGACTGGTCCTGGGAGACCCGCGGCAGGCTGATGCCGACCTGCTTGAAGGCCGTCTGCACCAGGCCGGAGCAGTCGAAGGCGGACGGGCCGGTGGCGCCGGAGACGTAGGCCTTGCCGACCTGGGCCTTGACGAACGAGACCACCGCCGCGGCCGAACCGGTCGCCGTGGACACGCTCGCGGAGGTGGAGCCGACGCTCGCCGTGGCGCTGAGAGTCGGCCGCTCGGTCGTGCGGGAGGCACGGTCGGCGGCGGCCTGGCGGGCGGCCTCGGCGGCCTTCTTGCGGGCGGCCTCGGCCTTCTTGCGGGCCTCCGCCTTCTTCTTGGCGTCGGCAAGGTCCGCCTTGGCCTGCTTCGCGGCGTTTGCGGCGGCCGCGTCGCGCTCGGCGCTCAGGCGGTAGTTGGCGGCCGCCTGTTCCGTCGCGTCCGCCGACTGGGCCACCTGAGCGGCCAGGTCGGAGGTCAGGGTGGGCAGTTCGAGGGTCTGGGTCACCGGCTCGGCGGCGTTCGCCGACGAGGCGGACGTGCCGGCCACTGCCAGGGTGCCGAGGACGCCGCCGGCAACTCCGGCCCGCATCGTGACTCTCGACGCGCTACGGCGGGGCTTCCGGTGGCTGCGTATGTGAGCGGTGTGGGACATGGGAACAACCGGTACCAGGGGCTCCTTCATATCTTCAAGAAACGTGTGCTGCGCCACATTTGCTCAATGAGGCCGCCAAATCCCATGTCCGAGGTTCCTTATTGACGCCGTAACGGACATTGCGGGCGGACGTGATCATGCCTTTGATCATGGTCTTTCGCCGTTACGCCCGAATTGCTCTCGACCTACCATCCGTGTGGATCGTTGGCCAAGCCCCGCTCTCAGACTCCTCTCATGAACGTGACGGAGGTCACGGAGTGATCACCGTCCGGCGGGGTTCGCGCCCAGACTGACTCACCGGTCCCATTTGTCACTTGAGTCCCATTGGTGAAACTGCGCCCGAGCGGCCTCCTGATTCACGCCGCCCGCTTGTGAACGGGTGAACGTGTCCACATCTCGCGTCGCCGTCCCTCTGATGTGTGAAAAGCAGGCCCATATCAAAGGCTTGACACAGTTCGCCACTTTGCGTCGGGCGCTGGGCATCTGATAGTGAACACCCCCTCCGACCTGCAAATACGAGGTAAAATGTGACCAGTAGTGATCACACAGGTGCTTCGCGTGCGAAGATCACCGCTCATCCGACTTGATGATCGTTCGTCAGGTGGTGGAGATCACAAAGCTCATGCAATACCCCGTGTCGCAGATCACAGAGCGTCGGGCATAAGATGCGAGGCAGTTGGGCTTGTGACCTGCTTCACATGTTCTCGATCTTGGCTGGACGAGCCGGGAAACGGGGGCCACGTGGGGCAGCAGCGGCCCACTGACCGCCAGCAGTCAGTGCCGACTGAGAGGAGCGAGGAGCGGTGAACGCGTATGCGCCCATCCTCGTACTGGGAGCCCTCGGGGCAGGCTTTGCGATCTTCTCCGTGGTCATGGCCACGCTGATCGGACCGAAGCGGTACAACCGCGCCAAACTCGAGGCCTACGAGTGCGGAATCGAGCCGACCCCCACGCCGGCCGGCGGCGGGCGCTTCCCCATCAAGTACTACCTGACGGCGATGCTCTTCATCGTCTTCGACATCGAGATCGTCTTCCTCTACCCATGGGCCGTCAGCTTCGACGCCCTGGGTGTATTCGGGCTCGTGGAGATGCTGCTCTTCGTGCTCACGGTCTTCGTCGCGTACGCGTACGTATGGCGGCGCGGCGGCCTGGAATGGGACTGAGGGGCCTTTAACGACATGGGACTCGAAGAAAAGCTGCCGAGCGGCTTCCTGCTGACCACCGTCGAGCAGGCCGCGGGCTGGGTGCGCAAGGCGTCCGTCTTCCCGGCCACTTTCGGCCTCGCCTGCTGCGCGATCGAGATGATGACCACCGGCGCCGGGCGCTACGACCTGGCGCGCTTCGGCATGGAGGTCTTCCGGGGTTCGCCCCGCCAGGCGGACCTGATGATCGTGGCCGGCCGGGTCAGCCAGAAGATGGCGCCGGTCCTCAGGCAGGTCTACGACCAGATGCCCAACCCCAAGTGGGTGATCTCGATGGGCGTGTGCGCCTCCTCGGGCGGCATGTTCAACAACTACGCGATCGTCCAGGGCGTCGACCACATCGTTCCGGTCGACATCTACCTGCCGGGCTGTCCGCCGCGGCCCGAGATGCTGATCGACGCGATCCTCAAGCTGCACCAGAAGATCCAGTCCTCCAAGCTCGGCGTGAACGCCGAGGAGGCCGCCCGCGAGGCGGAGGAGGCCGCGCTCAAGGCCCTGCCCACGATCGAGATGAAGGGGCTGCTGCGATGAGCGACGGACACGGCAAGGACGTCAACGGGTCCGCGAACGGGGTGAACCCGGAGAAGGACCTGTCCGCCGGTAACCTTCCCGGCCGGCGGGGCCAGGGCGGTGAGGAGATCCGCGTCCAGCGCGGCATGTTCGGCGCCGACAACGGCGGCGACACCTCCGGCTACGGCGGGCTGGTCCGCTCGGTCCGGCTCCCGGGTCCGGCGAGCCGCCCCTACGGCGGCCCCGGCGGAGCCTTCGACGAGATCGCCGACGAACTCGAGGGCGCGCTGGAGGAACAGGGACTCCTCCCGGAGAACGCGATCGAGAAGACGATCGTCGACCGCGGCGAACTGACCTTCCACATCGAGCGCGAGCACCTGGTGCGCGTCGCCCGCACCCTGCGCGACGACCCCGCCCTGCGCTTCGAGCTGTGCACCGGCGTCAGCGGCGTCCACTACCCGCAGGACAAGGGCCGCGAGCTGCACGCCGTGTACCACCTGCGCTCGATCACCCACAACCGGCTGGTCCGGCTGGAGGTCAGCGCCCCCGACGCCGACCCGCACATCCCGTCGCTGGTCCCCGTCTACCCGACCAACGACTGGCACGAGCGCGAGACCTACGACTTCTTCGGAATCGTCTTCGACGGCCACCCGGCCCTGACGCGGATCATGATGCCGGACGACTGGCAGGGCCATCCGCAGCGCAAGGACTACCCCCTCGGCGGCATCCCCGTCGAGTACAAGGGCGCCCAGATCCCGGCTCCGGACCAGCGGAGGTCGTACTCATGAGCACGCACACCCCGTCGTCGTCCTCCGCGCGCGAGACGACCGAGGGCACGGTCTACACGGTCACCGGTGGCGACTGGGACGAGGTCGCCCGGTCCGCGGCCCGCGCGGACGACGAGCGCATCGTCGTCAACATGGGTCCCCAGCACCCCTCGACCCACGGCGTGCTCCGGCTGATCCTGGAGATCGACGGCGAGACGGTCACCGAGGCCCGCTGCGGCATCGGCTATCTGCACACCGGCATCGAGAAGAACATCGAGTTCCGCACGTGGACGCAGGGCACCACCTTCGTCACGCGCATGGACTACCTGACGTCCTTCTTCAACGAGACCGCCTACTGCCTCGCCGTCGAGAAACTCCTCGGCATCGAGGACCAGATCACCGAACGCGCCAAGATCATCCGGGTGCTCCTGATGGAGCTGAACCGGCTCTCCTCCCACCTGGTGTGCATCGCCACCGGCGGCATGGAACTCGGCGCCACCACGATCATGATCTACGGATTCCGTGATCGTGAAATGATTCTCGACCTCTACGAGCTCATCACCGGCCTGCGGATGAACCACGCGTACATCCGGCCCGGCGGACTCGCCCAGGACCTGCCGCCCGGCGCGGTGGACCAGATCCGCGAGTTCGTGAAGAAGATGACGAAGAACCTCCCGGAGTACGACAAGCTCGCCACCGGGAACCCCATCTTCAAGGCCCGTATGCAGGACGTCGGCTACCTCGACCTGGCCGGCTGCATGGCCCTCGGCGCCACCGGCCCGATCCTGCGCTCCACCGGCCTGCCGCACGACCTGCGCAAGACCCAGCCCTACTGCGGCTACGAGACGTACGACTTCGACATCCCGACCGCCGACACCTGCGACTCCTACGGCCGCTTCCTGATCCGCCTGGAGGAGATGCGCCAGTCGCTCAGGATCGTCGAGCAGTGCCTGGACCGGCTGGAGCCGGGCCCGGTCATGGTCGCCGACAAGAAGATCGCCTGGCCGGCCCAGCTCGCCCTGGGACCGGACGGACTCGGCAACTCCCTGGACCACATCAAGAAGATCATGGGCACCTCCATGGAGGCCCTGATCCACCACTTCAAGCTGGTCACCGAGGGCTTCCGCGTCCCGCCGGGACAGGCGTACGCGGCGGTCGAGTCGCCCAAGGGCGAACTCGGGGTGCACGTCGTCTCCGACGGAGGCACCCGCCCCTACCGGGTCCACTTCCGGGACCCGTCCTTCACCAACCTTCAGGCGATGGCGGCGATGTGCGAGGGCGGCCAGGTCGCCGACGTCATCGTCGCCGTCGCGTCCATCGATCCCGTGATGGGAGGCGTCGACCGGTGACCACCAGTTCTTCGGAGCAGGGCGTCAGCCTGGGCATGCCCGAACTGCCCGCGCCCGACTACCCGGACGACGTCCGTACCCGGCTCGAACGGGACGCGCGCGAGATCATCGCCCGCTACCCGGACTCCCGGTCCGCCCTCCTGCCGCTGCTGCACCTGGTCCAGTCGGAGGAGGGGCACGTCACGCGCACCGGGATGCGGTTCTGCGCGGACGTGCTCGGCCTGACCACGGCCGAGGTCACCGCGGTCGCCACCTTCTACACCATGTACCGGCGCAAGCCGTCCGGCGACTACCAGGTGGGCGTCTGCACCAACACCCTGTGCGCCGTGATGGGCGGCGACGCCATCTTCGAGGCCCTCCAGGAGCACCTCGGCGTCGGCAACGGCGAGACCACCGACGACGGCAAGGTCACCCTGGAGCACATCGAGTGCAACGCGGCCTGCGACTACGCGCCGGTCGTGATGGTCAACTGGGAGTTCTTCGACAACCAGACCCCGGCGAGCATCAAGCGCCTGGTCGACGACCTGCGCGCGGGACGGCCGGTGACACCCACGCGCGGCGCGCCCCTGTGCACGTTCAAGGAGACCGCCCGGATCCTGGCCGGCTTCCCCGACGAGCGCGAAGGGGCGACGGAGTCCGGCGGCAGCGCGGGACCCGCCTCGCTGGTGGGCCTTCGCCTGGCCAAGGGAGAGGCCGCACCCGCGCGCGTGGTCCACCCGCGCGACGGCGGACCGCAGGACGCCGACCCGCAGGACGCCGTGCACCAGCCGTCGCCGACCGAGCACCTGAGCTCGCACGACGCGCCCGAGGACACATCGGCATCCGACCCGTCCCACCCGGCGGGACCTGTCGGAGACGTCGGAGAGGAGGGGGAGGGATGACCTTGGCACCGGAGATCGACGAGAGCAGCCCGGAGAAGCTGCTCGTACCCGTGCTGTCCGCCTTCTGGGACGAGGACAGGTCCTGGACGATGGACGTGTACCGAAGGCACGAGGGGTACGAAGGACTGCGCAAGGCGCTCGCCATGTCGCCGGACGACGTGATCGCGTACGTCAAGGACTCCGGTCTGCGCGGCCGCGGCGGCGCCGGATTCCCGACCGGAATGAAGTGGCAGTTCATTCCCCAGGGCGATGGCAAACCGCACTATCTTGTTGTCAACGCCGACGAATCGGAACCCGGGACCTGCAAGGACATCCCGCTCCTCTTCGCGAACCCGCACAGCCTCATCGAGGGCATCGTCATCGCGTGCTACGCCATCAGGTCGTCGCATGCCTTCATCTATCTGCGGGGCGAAGTCGTCCCCGTACTGCGGCGGTTGCACGAGGCCGTGCGCGAGGCCTACGCGGCCGGCTATCTCGGCGAGAACATCCTGGGCAGCGGCCTCGACCTCGAACTCACCGTGCACGCCGGCGCCGGCGCGTACATCTGCGGTGAGGAGACCGCACTGCTGGACTCGCTCGAAGGCCGCCGCGGCCAACCGCGGCTGCGTCCTCCCTTCCCTGCCGTCGCGGGCCTCTACGCGTGCCCCACTGTGGTGAACAACGTCGAGTCCATCGCGTCGGTTCCCGCGATCCTGAACAACGGCAAGGACTGGTTCAGGTCGATGGGCAGCGAGAAGTCCCCGGGCTTCACGCTCTACTCCCTCAGCGGCCATGTCGCGAGCCCCGGCCAGTACGAGGCCCCGCTCGGCATCACACTGCGTCAGCTGCTCGACATGAGCGGCGGAATGCGCCCCGGACACCGGCTGAAGTTCTGGACGCCGGGCGGCTCCTCGACGCCGATGTTCACCGACGAGCACCTCGACGTCCCGCTCGACTACGAGGGAGTGGGCGCCGCGGGCTCGATGCTCGGCACCAAGGCCCTCCAGTGTTTCGACGAGACCACCTGCGTGGTGCGGGCCGTGACCCGGTGGACCGAGTTCTACGCCCACGAGTCCTGCGGCAAGTGCACACCGTGCCGCGAAGGAACGTACTGGCTGGTGCAGTTGCTGCGGGACATCGAGGCCGGCAAGGGCGCGATGTCCGACCTCGACAAGC of the Streptomyces sp. NBC_01788 genome contains:
- a CDS encoding PASTA domain-containing protein codes for the protein MTPKTPEVRVPRLVGLMAVDARETARAQGLFLNAPDRPDFHLTFVDHVVRQYPQPGAEVPRDSMVYVWFDFGAGEGGGGVREPRVPRPPTGGLQRELDEPGDPYAASPV
- a CDS encoding C40 family peptidase → MSHTAHIRSHRKPRRSASRVTMRAGVAGGVLGTLAVAGTSASSANAAEPVTQTLELPTLTSDLAAQVAQSADATEQAAANYRLSAERDAAAANAAKQAKADLADAKKKAEARKKAEAARKKAAEAARQAAADRASRTTERPTLSATASVGSTSASVSTATGSAAAVVSFVKAQVGKAYVSGATGPSAFDCSGLVQTAFKQVGISLPRVSQDQSTAGTQVSLSNLQPGDILYWGGAGSAYHVGVYVGNGMFVGAQNPSTGVVERPLSYDPPSGAVRVL
- a CDS encoding NADH-quinone oxidoreductase subunit C; this encodes MSDGHGKDVNGSANGVNPEKDLSAGNLPGRRGQGGEEIRVQRGMFGADNGGDTSGYGGLVRSVRLPGPASRPYGGPGGAFDEIADELEGALEEQGLLPENAIEKTIVDRGELTFHIEREHLVRVARTLRDDPALRFELCTGVSGVHYPQDKGRELHAVYHLRSITHNRLVRLEVSAPDADPHIPSLVPVYPTNDWHERETYDFFGIVFDGHPALTRIMMPDDWQGHPQRKDYPLGGIPVEYKGAQIPAPDQRRSYS
- a CDS encoding GNAT family N-acetyltransferase, producing MNRALPVVRLRVPTDEDAVAWHQIFADPDVMEFHGGRPAELSVYEELTARQRRHDAERGFCLWTMLDETGRVIGFTGAQPWERDWGPTGEIEIGWRLSREHWGRGYVTAAAQMTLERLRGAGLTSVVAMVDARNKRSIAVTERLGMRLAQTFVTPVSERQGHCYRLEL
- a CDS encoding NADH-quinone oxidoreductase subunit D, yielding MSTHTPSSSSARETTEGTVYTVTGGDWDEVARSAARADDERIVVNMGPQHPSTHGVLRLILEIDGETVTEARCGIGYLHTGIEKNIEFRTWTQGTTFVTRMDYLTSFFNETAYCLAVEKLLGIEDQITERAKIIRVLLMELNRLSSHLVCIATGGMELGATTIMIYGFRDREMILDLYELITGLRMNHAYIRPGGLAQDLPPGAVDQIREFVKKMTKNLPEYDKLATGNPIFKARMQDVGYLDLAGCMALGATGPILRSTGLPHDLRKTQPYCGYETYDFDIPTADTCDSYGRFLIRLEEMRQSLRIVEQCLDRLEPGPVMVADKKIAWPAQLALGPDGLGNSLDHIKKIMGTSMEALIHHFKLVTEGFRVPPGQAYAAVESPKGELGVHVVSDGGTRPYRVHFRDPSFTNLQAMAAMCEGGQVADVIVAVASIDPVMGGVDR
- the nuoE gene encoding NADH-quinone oxidoreductase subunit NuoE, translated to MTTSSSEQGVSLGMPELPAPDYPDDVRTRLERDAREIIARYPDSRSALLPLLHLVQSEEGHVTRTGMRFCADVLGLTTAEVTAVATFYTMYRRKPSGDYQVGVCTNTLCAVMGGDAIFEALQEHLGVGNGETTDDGKVTLEHIECNAACDYAPVVMVNWEFFDNQTPASIKRLVDDLRAGRPVTPTRGAPLCTFKETARILAGFPDEREGATESGGSAGPASLVGLRLAKGEAAPARVVHPRDGGPQDADPQDAVHQPSPTEHLSSHDAPEDTSASDPSHPAGPVGDVGEEGEG
- the nuoF gene encoding NADH-quinone oxidoreductase subunit NuoF; this encodes MTLAPEIDESSPEKLLVPVLSAFWDEDRSWTMDVYRRHEGYEGLRKALAMSPDDVIAYVKDSGLRGRGGAGFPTGMKWQFIPQGDGKPHYLVVNADESEPGTCKDIPLLFANPHSLIEGIVIACYAIRSSHAFIYLRGEVVPVLRRLHEAVREAYAAGYLGENILGSGLDLELTVHAGAGAYICGEETALLDSLEGRRGQPRLRPPFPAVAGLYACPTVVNNVESIASVPAILNNGKDWFRSMGSEKSPGFTLYSLSGHVASPGQYEAPLGITLRQLLDMSGGMRPGHRLKFWTPGGSSTPMFTDEHLDVPLDYEGVGAAGSMLGTKALQCFDETTCVVRAVTRWTEFYAHESCGKCTPCREGTYWLVQLLRDIEAGKGAMSDLDKLNDIADNINGKSFCALGDGAASPIFSSLKFFREEYEQHITGRGCPFDPAKSTAWADRTEVNP
- a CDS encoding chitinase, translating into MRSFLTPVAGLACLVALAATGCSPMSDGTSDAAHKAGRPSTSYAPYVSATTASGTDSAGSPATYNLAFVISGGSGCAPEWDGMMGLDDPEVTSRIGKLRKSGVTVRVSFGGAHGKELATTCENASALADAYGKALDAAGSTRADFDVEGRTLTDSASVDLRSRAIALLQKRRPGLEVSFTLPVMPSGLGAHGLALLESANEHDVQVSTVNLMTMNYAESYTGDMGAYALAAAKATHTQLKKVFGLSDAGAWEGMALTPMIGANDIAGETFTLADAARVRSFAEEKRIAWVSMWSTFRDRQCEKDVPSRDDAATDCSGVKQKPGAFARVLGG
- a CDS encoding geranylgeranyl reductase family protein, which produces MTVTEPLSENTADVIVVGAGPAGSTTAYHLARAGLDVLLLEKTEFPREKVCGDGLTPRAVKQLVAMGIDISEEAGWLRNKGLRIVGGGVRLQLDWPDLASFPDYGLVRKRDDFDEQLARQAQKAGARLFERCNVSAPLVDDRTGRITGVRAKLGEEKREVTFHAPLVVAADGNSTRLSLAMGLHRREDRPMGVAVRTYFTSPRHDDDYLESWLELWDRRGPQDRLLPGYGWIFGMGDGTSNVGLGVLNTSESFKELDWREVLKAWCASMPEDWGYTPDNMTGPIRGAALPMAFNRQPHYTRGLLLVGDAGGLVNPFNGEGIAYAMESGQLAADVIVQAHSRATPAQRELALRRYPRVLKDTYGGYYTLGRAFVKLIGNPKVMQIAAQRGLTHPVLMKFTLKLLANLTDPTGGDAMDRIINGLSKVAPKA
- a CDS encoding NADH-quinone oxidoreductase subunit A, with protein sequence MNAYAPILVLGALGAGFAIFSVVMATLIGPKRYNRAKLEAYECGIEPTPTPAGGGRFPIKYYLTAMLFIVFDIEIVFLYPWAVSFDALGVFGLVEMLLFVLTVFVAYAYVWRRGGLEWD
- a CDS encoding NuoB/complex I 20 kDa subunit family protein, producing the protein MGLEEKLPSGFLLTTVEQAAGWVRKASVFPATFGLACCAIEMMTTGAGRYDLARFGMEVFRGSPRQADLMIVAGRVSQKMAPVLRQVYDQMPNPKWVISMGVCASSGGMFNNYAIVQGVDHIVPVDIYLPGCPPRPEMLIDAILKLHQKIQSSKLGVNAEEAAREAEEAALKALPTIEMKGLLR
- a CDS encoding demethylmenaquinone methyltransferase, whose product is MTRASLEKQPHDVASMFDDVAERYDLTNDVLSLGQDRRWRKEVARAVDARPAQKILDLAAGTATSSLPFTRAGAYVVPCDFSLGMLRVGKRRHAWLPFTAGDATRLPFKDDTFDAVTISFGLRNVQDTETALREMYRVTRPGGRVVICEFSHPTWAPFRTVYTEYLMRALPPVARAVSSNPDAYVYLAESIRAWPDQPGLAGLLRTAGWSKVAWRNLSGGIVSLHRGFKD